The sequence below is a genomic window from Candidatus Babeliales bacterium.
TACTCCAACCAACGAAGACTCTCAACAATGATTTATGAAAAACCATTTATTTTAATTATCGACGACGAAACAGCAATTCTAAAAACACTCAAAGAAGCTTTAGAAGATGAAGACTTTCGCGTACAAACACTAGCAGAACCCCGTCAAGCTCTTGAGCTGATTGGCCAATTAGTGCCCGACCTCATTTTACTCGACATTTCTATGCCTCACGTCAACGGCATTGATTTGTTAGAAAATATTAAAAAAGAATACCCTCAACAAAAAATCATCATGATTTCTGGCTACGGCAATATACAACTCGCTCTTGAAGCAATACGCAAGGGCGCTTACGATTTTATAGAAAAGCCACTTAATTTGGACGAAGTTTTACCTAAAATTGAATTCTTAAAAACCAGTTCAACTGCATGGCCACAACAACAAATCACGCCAAATAAGTTTTATGAACAACAAGGCATTGTAGGGAAAAGCTATTTTTTTCAAGAATTTATTGATCAAATACAACGCGTAGCTCCTTTAAAACTTCCATTGCTCATTTATGGCCACCACGGCACTGGTAAAAGCATGATGGCACGCTACACACACACGCTCAGCAGCATTGCGCAACTCCCTTTTCATATATTTAACTGCGGTTCAGACGATAACGCTAAAAATTTTGATGAGTTTCTTGCACAAACCGGAACGCTCTTTGTTAAAAATATTGATATGCTTTCACTACCATTGCAAAAAAATCTAGCTGCTCATCTTGAAAATAAAAGTATGGAAAATCAGCGCCTTATTGCATCAGCAAACTCTTCTCTTATTTCGCGCGTACAAAACGGCACCTTCAACAGCCTCCTCTTTTTTAAACTCAATGTAACCCCACTCGAAATTCCCGCACTCAACAAGCGGCCCTACGATATTCCATTATTGATCGAACATTTTGTTGAAGAAAACAAAAAAAGACATCATAAAACAATCGTTTTTCCAACAACAACCGTACGCCTTTTGCGCAACCACCCGTGGACCGGAAACGTGCGCGAACTTGAGCAGTTTATTGAAAAGGTCACACTGCTCGCACCTGAAGACCATTATGTTGTTACCCAAGACAAGCTTGAAATGTATTTGCAAGAAAAAGACATATCATTTGTTGAAGAACAAAGTTTTACCTTTTTTAATTCTCTTAATGAAGCAACATCGATGTTTGAAAAAAAATTTCTGTTGTATCTTTTGAGAAAAAATAAATATGATCTTGATCAGGTTTCAAGCAAACTAAGTATCAATACTTCACAGCTGCGATCAAAGATGCTGGATCTTAACATTGATCTAAAAAGTTCTTGATTCTCAAGTAAAAAAATTCACTTAGACATTCGTTAATTACCTGCTAAAATACCAACATGAAGTGTAATACATTACGACTCATAAGGTTATTGATAATAGTGAGGAGTTACCATGGACAACATAACTAATCCAGCAGCCGAACAAATTAAAGAACACAGTCTTAAATGGCAAACAC
It includes:
- a CDS encoding sigma-54 dependent transcriptional regulator; translated protein: MIYEKPFILIIDDETAILKTLKEALEDEDFRVQTLAEPRQALELIGQLVPDLILLDISMPHVNGIDLLENIKKEYPQQKIIMISGYGNIQLALEAIRKGAYDFIEKPLNLDEVLPKIEFLKTSSTAWPQQQITPNKFYEQQGIVGKSYFFQEFIDQIQRVAPLKLPLLIYGHHGTGKSMMARYTHTLSSIAQLPFHIFNCGSDDNAKNFDEFLAQTGTLFVKNIDMLSLPLQKNLAAHLENKSMENQRLIASANSSLISRVQNGTFNSLLFFKLNVTPLEIPALNKRPYDIPLLIEHFVEENKKRHHKTIVFPTTTVRLLRNHPWTGNVRELEQFIEKVTLLAPEDHYVVTQDKLEMYLQEKDISFVEEQSFTFFNSLNEATSMFEKKFLLYLLRKNKYDLDQVSSKLSINTSQLRSKMLDLNIDLKSS